In the candidate division WOR-3 bacterium genome, one interval contains:
- a CDS encoding polysaccharide deacetylase family protein yields MVKSFILINLLIVSLLISKDNFSENLRTAKKQVVVCFDDGFYGVYKYAFPVLKHYKVPFVIGLIASYIKPGTPRQNASAYSYLNQGEIKQMLNQSDVEIASHSVHHLDLGKITPERAKYEIAESKVFLESLFNQEVNTFIYPYGSTNSYIISLVKNSGYKLARSCRWGEVNLWTDRYLIPIKEVRMSTTITEIIDHIKNNSITVLVFHRITPNPMVFTDFGLSKFNQLVSMLASSPTVQFVTFKELYQQWWQEITMRYIVQKDWYYKPKDLFQTIELDKFGTTYPIINQ; encoded by the coding sequence ATGGTTAAATCTTTTATTCTAATCAATTTACTAATAGTTAGTCTTTTAATCTCTAAAGACAATTTTAGCGAAAACTTGCGAACAGCTAAGAAACAGGTTGTTGTCTGCTTTGACGATGGTTTTTATGGTGTATATAAATATGCCTTTCCCGTATTAAAGCATTATAAAGTTCCCTTTGTTATCGGATTAATTGCTTCTTATATTAAACCAGGTACACCTCGACAAAATGCCTCTGCTTACTCTTATCTGAACCAGGGTGAAATTAAACAGATGCTTAATCAATCTGATGTTGAAATTGCCAGCCATTCTGTCCATCATCTTGATTTAGGAAAAATCACCCCGGAAAGAGCAAAATATGAGATTGCGGAATCTAAGGTCTTTTTAGAATCACTTTTCAACCAAGAAGTTAACACTTTTATCTACCCTTATGGAAGCACTAACTCTTATATTATAAGTTTAGTAAAAAACTCTGGCTACAAATTAGCCCGAAGTTGCCGATGGGGTGAAGTTAACCTCTGGACCGACCGCTACCTTATTCCAATTAAAGAAGTTAGAATGTCCACCACTATCACCGAAATAATTGACCACATTAAAAATAACTCAATCACAGTGCTGGTGTTTCATCGGATAACCCCTAATCCGATGGTCTTTACTGACTTTGGTTTGTCTAAGTTTAATCAATTAGTAAGTATGTTAGCATCCTCTCCTACAGTTCAATTTGTGACTTTTAAGGAATTATACCAACAATGGTGGCAGGAGATAACTATGCGATATATTGTGCAAAAAGACTGGTATTATAAGCCCAAAGACCTATTTCAGACAATAGAACTGGATAAGTTTGGAACTACATATCCTATTATTAATCAATAA
- the ruvA gene encoding Holliday junction branch migration protein RuvA: protein MISVLHGRVISKNITSVVIDCAGIGFSVNVPFLVAQSLAIDSIVTILVQPIFSHDNFELYGFLKKEERDTFNLLLKVPGVGARAALNILSRLTPEEIHDAIGKGKTDVFKAISGIGKKKAEMIIFNLRKSVAETSTTPEVQNTVLTALMALGFSRKEALQKLSAIPDVNSKPIAEIIRLVLKSQTK, encoded by the coding sequence ATGATTTCAGTCTTACATGGCCGAGTTATCTCTAAGAATATTACCAGTGTGGTAATTGATTGTGCGGGTATCGGTTTTTCAGTCAATGTGCCTTTTTTAGTGGCACAAAGTTTAGCAATTGATTCAATTGTCACGATTCTGGTCCAGCCAATTTTTAGCCATGACAACTTTGAACTTTACGGGTTTCTCAAAAAAGAAGAACGGGACACTTTTAATCTCTTATTAAAAGTACCGGGAGTTGGTGCTCGCGCTGCGCTCAATATTCTTTCCCGACTAACACCAGAAGAGATTCACGATGCAATTGGCAAAGGCAAAACCGATGTCTTTAAGGCGATTTCAGGTATTGGTAAGAAAAAAGCAGAAATGATAATCTTCAATCTGCGTAAATCGGTTGCAGAAACCAGCACGACTCCAGAAGTGCAAAATACCGTGTTAACAGCGCTTATGGCTTTAGGGTTTAGCCGTAAAGAGGCGCTACAAAAATTATCCGCAATTCCGGATGTTAACTCTAAACCGATTGCCGAAATTATCCGATTAGTGCTCAAATCCCAAACTAAATAG
- the ruvB gene encoding Holliday junction branch migration DNA helicase RuvB: MLTINHPRIISPKKLEGEEVFDIKLRPTSLTEFVGQQKIKENLAVFISAAKQRNEPLEHVLLFGPSGLGKTTLAHIIAKEMSANIKSTTGSVLERPLDLCGILTNLGEKDILFIDEIHRTNKTVEEYLYPALDEFLIDIMLDKGPGARTCKVPINNFTLVGATTRSGLLTAPLRARFGISFRLDYYTAEDIFQIIKRSAQILGIAIDNDGAMEIAHRSRGTPRIANRLLRRVRDFAQVEKKSIIDKSIAEYALEKLEIDKNGLDEMDKRIIMTIIDKFSGGPVGINTLSVALGENAETIEEVYEPYLVQIGFLHRTPRGREVTEIAYQYFGKKSKKQIQIGFAKSK; the protein is encoded by the coding sequence ATGCTTACAATTAATCATCCCCGGATTATTTCGCCGAAGAAATTAGAAGGCGAAGAGGTCTTTGATATAAAATTACGGCCCACTTCGCTCACAGAGTTTGTTGGTCAACAGAAGATTAAAGAAAATCTTGCAGTCTTTATTTCCGCGGCTAAGCAAAGAAATGAACCATTAGAACATGTGCTCTTATTCGGACCATCTGGGTTAGGAAAGACAACCTTAGCCCATATTATTGCCAAAGAGATGTCAGCCAATATCAAATCGACGACTGGGTCCGTTTTGGAAAGGCCTTTGGATTTATGTGGTATCTTAACTAATTTAGGTGAAAAAGATATTCTGTTTATTGATGAAATTCACCGCACCAATAAAACCGTGGAAGAATATCTTTATCCGGCATTGGATGAATTTCTCATTGATATTATGTTAGATAAAGGACCAGGGGCACGAACCTGCAAAGTACCGATTAATAACTTCACCTTAGTGGGTGCGACAACGCGTTCTGGTTTATTAACCGCACCCTTAAGAGCCCGATTTGGCATTTCATTTCGATTAGACTATTACACGGCAGAAGACATATTCCAAATTATAAAGCGTTCCGCCCAAATTTTAGGTATTGCCATTGATAATGATGGTGCTATGGAAATTGCCCATCGGAGTCGGGGAACACCGAGAATTGCTAATCGGCTATTGCGAAGGGTCCGAGATTTTGCCCAGGTAGAAAAAAAATCTATTATCGATAAATCAATTGCGGAATATGCCTTAGAAAAACTGGAAATTGATAAGAATGGCCTGGATGAAATGGATAAAAGAATTATAATGACAATTATTGATAAGTTTAGTGGTGGACCAGTAGGTATAAACACCTTATCAGTTGCCTTAGGCGAAAATGCGGAGACGATTGAAGAAGTTTATGAGCCATATTTGGTGCAAATTGGATTTTTACACCGAACACCCCGAGGTCGAGAAGTAACGGAAATTGCTTATCAGTATTTTGGCAAGAAATCTAAAAAGCAAATTCAGATCGGTTTTGCAAAATCTAAATAG
- a CDS encoding 3D domain-containing protein — translation MIYKIRFNTSTVTETKTGFHLIKRPPFHHLGFLRKSRGFGNRLLRILPVLLIFELFCLNRAIVQNNEKFVQPSEIQKVTDKEPASIHPLLESLKVTGYQAGELKYLGKFRVTFYWIVKESDYSGPKTTPLYLENGQLLGYFPYKFVKDFKKESCAELKDGRRISYLKKINKVRIVDRFLGHSGYHITPMTSVAVDPAIIPLGSKLYIPMLTAITSQKHNGIVFAHDIGSLINGHSIDIFVGYKENTKLLTDAGIHSSNLVDVYLLD, via the coding sequence ATGATTTACAAAATTAGATTTAACACATCAACTGTGACTGAAACCAAAACCGGTTTTCATTTAATTAAAAGGCCCCCATTTCACCATCTGGGATTCTTGCGAAAAAGTAGGGGTTTTGGCAATAGATTATTAAGAATTCTGCCGGTTTTGTTAATTTTTGAATTATTTTGTTTAAACCGTGCAATTGTGCAGAACAATGAAAAATTTGTCCAACCATCTGAAATTCAAAAAGTAACAGATAAAGAACCGGCTTCAATTCACCCCCTTTTAGAATCATTAAAGGTTACTGGTTATCAGGCTGGTGAATTGAAATACTTAGGTAAGTTTCGGGTTACTTTTTATTGGATTGTAAAGGAGTCGGATTATTCTGGTCCTAAAACCACACCATTATATTTAGAAAATGGTCAACTTTTAGGTTATTTTCCGTATAAGTTCGTAAAAGATTTCAAGAAAGAGTCCTGTGCCGAACTAAAAGATGGCAGACGAATTAGTTACTTGAAAAAAATTAATAAGGTGAGGATAGTGGATAGATTTTTAGGTCATAGTGGTTATCATATCACACCTATGACTTCAGTTGCCGTTGACCCTGCAATCATTCCTTTAGGCTCAAAATTATATATACCAATGCTCACGGCAATCACTTCTCAAAAACATAATGGAATTGTATTTGCCCATGACATTGGCTCTTTAATTAATGGTCACTCAATCGATATCTTTGTCGGCTACAAAGAAAACACCAAGTTATTGACCGATGCCGGCATCCATAGTTCTAACTTGGTCGATGTCTATCTTTTAGATTAA